In the genome of Methanococcoides burtonii DSM 6242, the window AAGATAATTTTTTTCATTTGAATACTTAATACTATCCTTATTGAAAGTATAAACAACCACCAGAACACTAACGATTGCTACAAAACTCTGCGCTACTGTACTAAAAAACCAATACCAAACATCATTGGTTATTAAAGATCCATTAAGTAATCCACCATAATCCATCAAATGTCCTAAAAGCACAAATAACGTGACGCTTAAAATCAGTCTGGCATAAATTCCATAAGATATTCGATGGTTAATTTTCATAGTAGCTCCTAAATTAATAATTCGAAATTGAACTATTGATTGAATGCAAAAAGATAAACATGTCCTGCGATCTTGCTCGCAGGAAGTCTTTGTTTAAGCAAATGGGTGCTCTGCAGAGTCCTTCTTTGCAAGTGCCTCATCTACAGTAGGTGTTCCTTCGATAGCACGCTTTAATGCAAGCTTTGTTGCTTCGTAGTTGTACTCGTAAATCTTAGCTTTGTCTGTTGCATCCCATTGGAGGAACACTGAAACGATTATCAGTAAATACTCTGCCTCTTCTTTAGGAATAATTCCCTCTTCTACACTGTCCATTACAGCTTTTGCAATGGATGCCTGGGCAGGTCCGAACATAAGGATAGCCTGGTTTGCATTTTTGATAGTTACCTTGTTCACTAAAAGGGTTGCAGGTTTTGGTAGTACATTTGGTTCAAGCACTGCAAGCAATGGTGAGTGGCCCTGTCTTGGTGATGCAAGTGAGGTCATGAATGCAGTCTCAACTGCACTTCCCTTTGTACCAACTACAATATCGATATGAGCAACCTCTGGTCCTTCTCCTACTAACGCTTCACCAATCATACTTTATGGTATTTTTGCCATGTTTATATCTCCATTTGAACTTTGTAGAAATGCCATGTTGAATACCTGAATTTAGGTGATTAAAAACCTTATCTTAGTTTTTTGTAGCAGATCTTGAGGGCTTTCTACAATGCTATGTTCACAGCTTCTAATTACCAATAGTAATTTAAATACTTAAGCTAACCAATTGGTAATCAGGTGAGAAATCATGGGACAATTGAACCACAGCCCTATAGATAAAGCAATCAAAATAATAAGCAAGAAATGGACACTTAACATCATCAGGGACATGTTTTGTGGCAAGAAACAATTTAATGAATTTTTAAAAAGTAATCCTAAACTCAGTAGTAAAGTTTTATCAGATAAATTACGTCAACTAGAACAAGACGATCTAATAGAAAAGTTAATTGTTTCCAAGACACCTTTGTCTATAGAATATCATCTAACAAGTAAGGGTAGGAATTTAAACAAACTGCTTTATGAGATCTCAGGATTCGCATATGAGGAGTTTGTTGATGAATCCACTCATGGATGTACAGAACATAGCTATAAGCTGACTAAAGAAATACTAAACATAAAGGATTGAAAAGGCTTTGTAGAAAACATAGCCAAATCAACATCTATGGGTTGAATAGAGATAATATTACAATATCGTGCAACACATCCTATGATATTTTTAAATTTGATTATTGTCCAAATATTGAGGATTTCTAAAGAGCCAAATTTATATTTAAGGGTATCATTAACATCGAGTGGGTAATTTTAACGTCCTGCAAGCAAATGTTCACAATTCTAGATCATCTCCCTGCATAATCCTTTAATTGTGATGTGGTATTTTTGCTCATTCGATTGTGATTTGCATTAGTTCTTTGAATTCCATGACGATTGATAGGTAGATATAAATAAATTTAGTTACCCACTCGATGTTGAAGAGATCCATATTTAAAAGTTAAATAATCTATATTTTTTAGATAATTATGGGATTATTTAGCACGCATCTATACTAAACTTTAATAAATTGATGTTTGGGCATGGGTTGTGCGAGCATGTTCTACAAACCCGTACAAAAAAATGGAGTTACCTATATCCTCTCAATTTATGCAGGAGGGATTCGAAACCACGAATTCCTTCTAAATCGGATTTTTAATCCGACTCATTTAATTTGGATGAGCAACTCCTAACTAACAAACTCTGTTATGCTTGTAGATAAAAGATTAAATAGCTACGATGTTTTAAGGATACCTGAAGCTCATTTTATTTTATTTTAAAACCTGTGCGTAACATAACGATATGTGTACAATATTTTAAATAAAATAACTGTTTGTATTACCGCTTGTGAGCTTTATTCGGTTTGAATATGGGAGCAGGACATATCTTATCGAAGCTTGAATTCAATTAATTGACCTTTTTAGGGTGAATGATGAAAGACCAATATGATCTAGTAGTTGTAGGTGCCGGCCCCGCAGGTTCGATCGCAGCGACAACCGCTGCTAAAAAAGGACTCTCTGTCCTTATGCTCGAGAAGCGGCAGGAGATAGGGGAACCTGTAAGATGTGCTGAAGGTGTTGGTAAAAAAAGGTTGAGACAGCACATTGAACTTGATGAGAAATGGCTGTGTGGTGAGGTTAGTAGTGCCAAGATTATTTCACCCAACGGTACAACCCTAACAATGGCTGAGGAAGATGCCGGATCTGAGGTTGGTTATGTCCTGGATCGTAAGATATTTGACCGTACCCTTGTGGAACTGAGTGGTGAAGCCGGTGTGGATATCATGGTAAAGGCAAGGGTTACCGGTCTTATCATTGAGGAAAATACTGTTTGTGGTGTTGAGATGATGCATCTTGGCAAGACCTATTCAATCCGCTCTAAGCTTGTCATCGGTGCCGATGGTGTAGAATCCAAGGTGGGCAGATGGGCAGGTATTGACACGTCATTAAAACCATCTCATATTGAAACATGTGCTCAGTTCCTTGTTAGTGGGGTTGATATTGACCAAAGCTCCTGTTATTTTTACATGGGCAACAAAGTTGCACCTGGTGGGTATGTCTGGGTGTTCCCGAAAGGTAATAACATGGCAAATGTGGGTATTGGTATTCTCGGCAGTCGTGCCGGAGAAAAGAAGCCCATTGAGTACCTGACCGATTTCGTTGAGGCAAACTATCCGAACGGCTCTATCATTGAGCAAGTTGCGGGTGCGGTTCCTGCAAGTGGTCCCATCGAAAAGACCATTGCAAATGGTCTGATGCTTGTCGGGGATGCTGCAAGGCAATCTGATCCATTCACAGGTGGTGGCATTAGCAATGCAATGGATGCCGGGCTGTATGCCGGTGAGGTTGCAGCCGAGGCTATTGCTCAGGATGATGTGTCTGAAAAGATACTTCAGAAATACGAAAAACGCTGGCGTGGGTCCTTTGGTAATGAAATTGCCAATAATCTGATCGTGAAGGAGACTTTTTTCAGTCTTTCTGATGAAGACCTTGATTCACTTGCACTATCGATAAAGGATGTCGATTTCAAGAAGATGGACCTGATCGATTTCATAGCAGCACTTTTCAAGGCTAACAAGAAGCTTCTCTGGAACTTGCGACCGTTGTTCACACAGAAGTTAAAGCAGAAGTTCTCTGGATTGACAAAATTCAAAAGGTAAGTATGGATGTTATATTTAATATCCAAATTCATTTTTTAGAGTAATATCTCAAGTTAATGTACCTGACATACGAGCACTTTAGTGTACAAAAGACTAATATCCAACTACTA includes:
- the fae gene encoding formaldehyde-activating enzyme, which codes for MIGEALVGEGPEVAHIDIVVGTKGSAVETAFMTSLASPRQGHSPLLAVLEPNVLPKPATLLVNKVTIKNANQAILMFGPAQASIAKAVMDSVEEGIIPKEEAEYLLIIVSVFLQWDATDKAKIYEYNYEATKLALKRAIEGTPTVDEALAKKDSAEHPFA
- a CDS encoding winged helix-turn-helix transcriptional regulator, whose protein sequence is MGQLNHSPIDKAIKIISKKWTLNIIRDMFCGKKQFNEFLKSNPKLSSKVLSDKLRQLEQDDLIEKLIVSKTPLSIEYHLTSKGRNLNKLLYEISGFAYEEFVDESTHGCTEHSYKLTKEILNIKD
- a CDS encoding NAD(P)/FAD-dependent oxidoreductase, which gives rise to MKDQYDLVVVGAGPAGSIAATTAAKKGLSVLMLEKRQEIGEPVRCAEGVGKKRLRQHIELDEKWLCGEVSSAKIISPNGTTLTMAEEDAGSEVGYVLDRKIFDRTLVELSGEAGVDIMVKARVTGLIIEENTVCGVEMMHLGKTYSIRSKLVIGADGVESKVGRWAGIDTSLKPSHIETCAQFLVSGVDIDQSSCYFYMGNKVAPGGYVWVFPKGNNMANVGIGILGSRAGEKKPIEYLTDFVEANYPNGSIIEQVAGAVPASGPIEKTIANGLMLVGDAARQSDPFTGGGISNAMDAGLYAGEVAAEAIAQDDVSEKILQKYEKRWRGSFGNEIANNLIVKETFFSLSDEDLDSLALSIKDVDFKKMDLIDFIAALFKANKKLLWNLRPLFTQKLKQKFSGLTKFKR